The Alnus glutinosa chromosome 1, dhAlnGlut1.1, whole genome shotgun sequence region AAGTCTTTATGCTTGTGGGGGCAAATTGGAGAGTTAGTGTAGTGTTTGACACGTTTTGCTATGTGCTGGGTATTTGTGTTTTGTTCTCTCAATATTTTGTAAAATTGGGTATTATGGGGTTTTATGAGATTCAATTGTATTTTGAAACTTTCGGTATATAAAGTCTTACGTGCTTGAGGGGGGAAAACTGGAGAGTTAGGGTAGTGCTTGATGCATTTTCTCTCGGCTTCTTGTTTGTGTTTCATTCTCTCGATTTTTAGTATTTATGGGTTTTGCTGCAGAGCTGGTGAGTTGACGGCTGCTGAGCTTGATAATCTAATGGTGATCGTAGCAAACCCTCGCCAGTTCAAGATCCCTGACTGGTTCTTGAACAGGAAGAAGGATTACAAGGATGGTAAATATTCTCAGGTTGTCTCCAATGCTTTGGACATGAAGCTCAGGGATGATCTTGAGCGCTTGAAGAAGATCAGGTATGCCTTTGTTTATTTTCTGTCATGAGAAGCTTTTTAATCTTGAGTAAAGTTTGGTATATTTGCAGTGTTGCAAGTTGCCTTAATTTAGTTTGGTGGTAATTTGTTGATGGCTtagatgctatatatatatttgatgcaCATAGTCTTTAGTTCAAGAGCGGGTTGTCTCCTCTTCAACCTACATATATACAAGGAAGTAGTGGAGATGATGAAGAGGAGACCCACTCTTGAACTTAAGACTGTGCATCACGTACTCGATCTAGCAATCTTGGACaattttttgatgaattgtCACTAGACtaacaaagaaagaagagaaagagaaataattgGGAATTTACATAACTGGTTGCTTGCTTACCAAGCCATTCTGGCAAGCTCCCCCTCTCCTAACGAACAGAAGATAAGTGCCATACCTACCGCTAAGCATAGAAAGCTCTCACACTCGCAATAGACTCTATCAGAGACAGAATCTGTTACCGTTTCCTAACCTAGAGAGGTTAATCGATGCAACTGCACTGTGTCTTGTGTTTCCTTGAAAGACTAGGTCTTCCTTACTCATTTAGCTGGAAGAAGCTGTCTACTCGTGCTTCTTTCGAGGTTGGGTTGTACCTCGGGACTATACTATAAAAGATTGACTCGAGATTCCTCCAAGTAGCCATGGTCCATTACTCAAGAATTTTGGAAAAGACACATTGAAAGGTAAGTTTAAGGAGTAGACGCCTGATCAAACACCTTACGTGATAAGGGCTTTGAGGTCCAGAGCTTTAGAAACAATAAAAACCTTTGCTTACCAGAATAGTTTGTCAATCAACCCCGCCTCCCCACTGCTCAAAAGCAACCAAAATAAAGGTGTAACGTAAAATAAGAGTTTGACAAAGGGCTGAAATCTGGCCTAGGAGCAAAAAACCTAAACACAGAAGAAGCGCCTTGAAGCTTAGCTTGCTCACTCCTACCTGTTCAATCCTAGCTGTCTGTCCTTGCTTGGCTTGTGTGCTTTGGAGTGACCTTATAAGTTTTGAAATCGGGGACTGAAAGGTTGTGAGAGATAGCAAAAAGATGCATAAATTTCTAGGCTATTTCAAATCGAAGGGCAATTCTTAACTCTtacaattctaattctattccATATGAATCCCGACATCCATtgacaaaataaaattgacgAAGGAAAAAAGAGTATAGGCCtatattgataaaaattaattaaaataaaatcacatcATCTATTTTTAGCGCTCCGGGCTGATCACTTGAGTCTATAGGCTACCTCTCCTATAAGCTTCTCCTCTACAAGgtctattttcttcttccttcggACCAAGCCAAGCCTTTAGGTTGTTTAAGTTGGTTTGGGCTAGATCATTGCTCTCATGTTGCCATCCCTTGCTTGGTAGTAGCATAGGTGGGCCCTCGGGCAGTTTTTTTAGAGTGTAGGGATCACTACCTCACTATGGTACTTGAAAACTTTCTATGTGTTGTAACTAGTATTCTTTTGATCGGTTCAAtaggtcttttctttttttggttcatATTCTAGATTTGCTCAACCAGCTCGGGACGAACTGTCTCATGACGTTCTGAACCCAGCTCATGTACTACTTTAATGGGCGAACAGCCCAACCCTTGGAACATACTACAGCCTCAAGTTCATTAATTGCACATTATATATCgaatgagaagaaaaaagtatCGCATGCCTACCTGTCGAtgaaaaaatggtatttttccGCCTTCTAGTGGATCAGAAAGTTTTTTTATGGAATGTCCTACTCCTGCCTTGTTTGACCGAGATTGTGAATGCCTGGATCTACTCGGTATAGTGATGGATTTCATGGCTGATGTCTCACTGGCACGAATACGCCAACATGAAACGAGTTCCCTGCAGAGCATTTTGTCTTTTATCCTCAGTTGTATGTATGTGTTGTTCGATTCCGGCACTTGTGTTCTCATGTCCCAAACCCTCGCGATTGATTTGGAGAAAGCCAGAAAGCCTGGTAGGAGACAGCTCAACCATTTCATTATGGTATGGTAACTGGCATTCTAGGGCCCTCTTGTTAGCAAGTTTGGAGATAGTACCATCGAGGACTGAAGGTTGGGGGAAAATGCTAACTTTGAGGTAATCATTGATGGCTCTGAATGGAAATGGCCAATGGATCCGTCCCCGgtttggcatatatatatatcgtttgttttgtttttgtaaaattgACTCAAAGAGTTGACTTGTGAGTTTTATTGGTTTGAGAAAGAAGTTTGACTCAATTTTATAGATTGAATTACTTGTTTCTGCCATGAGTCAAATCACCTTGGCCCAGTTGCAATTTGATTGGATGAGTTTTAAAACTAATTACATGCAAGTTTTAAGACTTAATTACGTATAAATTCTTTGTTGCATTCTCTTCTCTTTCAtctttttcaacatttttttgtttcttttaaagcTTCATGCTTTAAAGCTGTTAAATGCCAGCGCTCAGTTTCATCATATGTTGGAAAAATTTACTCGATGGGAGGCAGCCTGTACAGCTTCCCTAGCTCCTTTTGTAACAAGGtggattatgattttttataGCCTGGTTGAACTTTTTGATCCAAGTGAGGGTTGCAACCCACCGAAAAATCTTGAGATGTAAACCCAGTTGCCATTGTGACACGTTTGTGGCTGGCTGGCTTCAGCTTTTATGTTGATTTGAAATAACAAGGAAAATAAATACCTTGTTGAAGTAAGGATATTTGAATTTGGTGTGTAAGTGGGAGTGCACCAGCACTTGGCATGATGAATAATATATGGCAATCATTCCAAAGATTAGTTTGCCTGAGGTTTTATCGTATGATGACACTGCTCCCCCcctccaaaaaagaaagaacaaaaaccaGTTTTCTGATTAGTGAAACTGGCAATACATGATTGATGCGACATTTTTTTGTGCATTATCTGTGATCTGTAGCAACTCTTCGTTAATATTGTTTTCTGATTAGTGAACAAGAATTGTTGTTCTTAATGCGTAGGAATCACCGTGGTCTGCGACATTACTGGGGCCTCCGAGTTCGTGGGCAGCACACAAAAACCACTGGCCGCCGTGGGAAGACTGTTGGTGTCTCAAAGAAGCGTTGAGGTTGTTTCTCCCTTTCTGGGATAGTGTTACATGtagcaaattttattttgtccttTAAAATATCTTGGATTTAGGAGTGTACTCTGCTTTTTGGTGGATTTATGCAGTATTATCTAGCTGTCTTTCTATACCTCTCTGGACTACTTGATCTTGAGATATTTGGTATGTGATTGCATTCATCATTTATATAGTGGTTAAAGGTCACAATGGATTTTGCCTATACTCGTTGGTTTGGTCAATGGGGTGGTGACTGGTTTTCAAGCGGTGATGCTGGTATTTTATGTGCTACGGGCAGCAAGTTTGGGTAAAAAGTGGCCTGTTTAATAGTGATTGTTGGTACGGGGGGATAGTGGCAACTGATGATCAAACTTTCTATTTGTAGAGCCTGAAACACTTCATCGACCCCTTCCTTGGCGGACCTAAGGACGGGGGTTATAGTTGGGTCTAGATAGAGTTAATGGTAAATTGCTTTAAAGGATAAAATGATGATCAAACTTTGAATAAGATGGGTAAGTGCAAAAAAATTCCACGGTGGGATGTTTGCAAATAGGGTGGTAATTTGATGCGGTAAGGtgtaatttttctaaaattttagggttaattaaCTTTGATGAAGCTCTTAGACATATAGCTTTGCTTGACAAAactttttcctccttttttatgtttttatttttttgataagtaagaaaactttatatataagcGTAAGGTGATCCTAAGCATATTGGAAGTATATACAGAAATAGTCAAATCTaacccataaaaagaaaaatccatacAAACTCACATGGACCAACCTTAAAAGTTGCATGCAGCACCCACAACACTCAAATCCGCAAGAAGCCCAAAAAACCGAAAAAGTCCCCCAATATTCACCCAAAACTGCCCAAAAGCgcacaaacccaacaaaaatacaaaaaagcccgAATTACAACCGAAAAGcaaactcaaaatacaaaagaaaagctaCAGTTATAGccaagaaaaagacaaaaaactaCGGTCGGTGGCACGTGACGTCACGAGCGCTAGCGCGGCGCTAAACCTGCCAAAAAAACTGTCGAACGTCGCTTAATCTGCTGGAAAAGCCACCGTAGAGGCACGTGCGCGGCAAAGAGGTCCCCAACACCATAGATCTAATGCCTAAACTTCAAAAAACTCCCTCGGCCATGAGCGCTGGGACAGCACGTGGAGTCCACCCACAACAGCGCCAACGACAGGGAAAGCCGGACCATGATGGCGAAACCTCCAGTGAAGCACGTGCACTGGTAGGAGGACCCAAACACAGTAGATCTACAACCCATGATGCAAAAGAACTAAAATCCACGCACGACAGCGCAGTGGCTAACCACGAAAACAGCGTCGACAGAAGAGACTAGAATGAGCTGGAGAAGACCCAACCACCAAGAACTACACCCAAGAAAAAGATAAACCCTAAGAACCTAGAGAGGCAgagggaaagagaagaagaacacACGATAGCGCAGCGGCCAACCACGAAAACAACGTCGATAGAAGAGACCAGAACGAGCCGGAGAAGACCCAACCACCGAGAACTACACCCAAGAAAAAGATAAACCCTAAGAACCTAGAGAGGCAgagggaaagagaagaagaacgCACGATAGCGCAGCGGCCAACCACGAAAACAACGTCGATAGAAGAGACCAGAACGAGCCGGAGAAGACCCAACCACCAAGAACTACACCCAAGAAAAAGATAAACCCTAAGAACCTAGAGAGGCAGAGGGATAGAGAAGAAGACGtgaggaaagaagagaagaggaagggaGGAGGGAAGAAGGGAAGAGACAAAGCTCTTCCCTCCTCCCCTGGAACAGCCACAAAAGGAGGATAAAGAGGGGGGAAAGCAGAGGATTTTGACAAAAAGGGTGGAGAGCTTCCCTCtctaaaaaatagagagagagagagagagattttaattttttttttttcaaaataaaaacattaacaaacactcaaaactacatcaaaacactttttcaaataaaaaaaattaacatacgAAGCCGTTTTCTCTTCTAATTGTCATTATTAGAAACAGAAAATGATCAAAGATCGCATGTCAGGGCCAAATTTGGTCCTTGCTCCTAATGTTTGGAGAGAAGATCCAAACAATccccccttccccctccccaaaaaaaaaaaaaaaaaaaaaaatcaaaaaatttgatCCTTGTTTGTTAGTTACTGGAATGACCATggaaccaaatatatatatatatatatatattcctaattAAAAAGGCAGCGGAGGAGACCAACTATACTTATTTTACCTAGACATAATCATAGTAGCACCTATCCACTGAGAACCGCAAAGGAAGGGGCCTAGATGGTGAAAAACGCAGGCACTTCCTCAAGTTCAAGCAGGTGGAGGAGACCAACTATACCTATTCTATCTAGACATGACCATAGCAGTACCTATTCATTGGGAGCCCCACAGAAAATGGGCCTAGACGGTGGGAAACGCAGGAACTTCCTCAAGTTCAACTGAGTCATATTATAATCCAACCTCATCAGGGTATCAGTAGAATCCAACGTGACTAATACTAATAGGATTAAGGATTTTCATTTCGGGAGTCGAACTCTCACCCTAGTACTGTAATACATATCCAATCACTTCAAAAAATTATGTAAGGCCACTGAACCACAACCACTGTTGATATGGAGCCAAACATGTTTTCAAAATCACATGTACCCACATTCATGCTTCTCTCACAAACAAATACCAAAAATAATCCTGCTTGGGTCATCGATTGGTAGATTTGTTTTGGACCAACTGAACAAATCCTCCTTCCCCTATTTTAGAGGGCTatgaaaatttcaaagaaattacaAGTTCAAGCTTTCTTATCatttaaaagtaaaacccaATCCAACTTTAGCCCCCGTCAGCTCAAAAGCTGCATCCAGAAAACAACTATTTTATTCACTGTCCCCATTTTTGAGTGAGGGAAAGAGTAAAGTATGTCCAAAGCAACAAAATGACTGCTTTGAGATAAATTGCACATGACAAAAATGTTCAACACTTTATTTTTGTATGGTCAATCACAAGTAATTTAATATACTCTACATGGtcataaaattaaagaatacatatatatatattttaccattaattttatttgaatacATTTCATCAAATTAGATATTATTGTTCAGAACAATAATAATCTGGACCATTTTCATGGTCTAAAGACTTCATCAATCCAACAATCCAAAAAGAATATGCGAGCCTGATTCAAGAAAGAatgcaaaatcacatgaaaCAAGGATTGTCTGATCACAGAACAGACTCATGCATGTAACTTTACAGAAGAAACTACAATAATGCATAGATGGCCGGCAGGAAAAACAGAACTTCCAAAACCTTTTGTCGGCCATTGCTTGCATTAATATAATCATTCACAAAACGACATTAACAAGAATAATCATTCACAAAACGACATTAACAAGATAAAGGCCCGAGCGTCCTCTCACAAGATGACAAGAGCAACATATAATACCTCAATTGCACCCAAACTGGATCCTTGTTTCTTAATATCCCAGCCCAGCTTCGTTTGTACCTCCTGCCTTTCTCCCGAGGTGGGACTCAAATATatgaccaaaagaaaagaaaaaaaaaagagtaggaTCGCATCTTTGTAGCTGTATATCGGTAACCGGTAtgcgtgcgtgcgtgcgtgcgtgGCTTTTCCACTTGTTTGATGCTGTTGCCATGATAGCTCGTTCAATTGGCATCTTGATTCTTTCTTTTCgttctatcaattcatacttttCACTTGCAAAAGCAAATTAAAAAGGCTGTATTCATTGTGGCAAAGTGCAAACAGCATGTAGAATCGATCTGTACGGAGATGCCTTGGCGTTTGTTGTTATTTGAAGGCATAAGACCACGGCATCCGCCATCCAGT contains the following coding sequences:
- the LOC133882542 gene encoding small ribosomal subunit protein uS13z/uS13y/uS13x-like, with amino-acid sequence MSLVANEEFQHILRVLNTNVDGKQKIMFALTSIKGIGRRFANIVCKKADVDMNKRAGELTAAELDNLMVIVANPRQFKIPDWFLNRKKDYKDGKYSQVVSNALDMKLRDDLERLKKIRNHRGLRHYWGLRVRGQHTKTTGRRGKTVGVSKKR